In a single window of the Pseudogemmatithrix spongiicola genome:
- the dprA gene encoding DNA-processing protein DprA, which translates to MTPAPARTPQWCPAAELPAQLGELSIPPKGLWLLGDPSVLEVGPEGFVAIVGTREASAYGIRMAQRLAAGAARAGLIVVSGLARGIDAAAHAAAVRAGGRTVAVQGTGVDVPYPAGHRTLHELVQENGAVLSEVEPGTKAFPGCFPRRNRIIAGLCRATIVVEAGHKSGALNTAAVATQLGRSVGAVPGLADDPRAAGSNQLARDGAHLILDVEDLLVVMGFSTFPNIGDAAPGRARRLATELWEPADRAILAALELQPAPVEHIAAVTSLSIRQVSNSLLRLEMLGAARAGDGGYALASLGP; encoded by the coding sequence GTGACTCCCGCCCCGGCGCGGACCCCCCAGTGGTGTCCCGCCGCGGAGCTGCCCGCCCAACTGGGCGAGCTTTCGATACCACCCAAAGGTTTGTGGTTGCTGGGCGACCCCTCCGTGCTGGAGGTCGGCCCGGAGGGCTTCGTGGCCATCGTGGGGACCCGCGAGGCCTCAGCCTATGGCATCCGAATGGCCCAGCGGCTGGCGGCCGGGGCGGCCCGCGCGGGGCTGATTGTGGTCTCCGGACTCGCCCGCGGCATCGACGCGGCCGCGCACGCGGCCGCCGTTCGCGCTGGAGGCCGTACGGTGGCCGTCCAAGGCACTGGGGTGGATGTCCCATACCCTGCAGGGCACCGGACGCTACACGAGCTTGTCCAGGAAAATGGGGCCGTGTTGTCAGAGGTTGAGCCCGGAACCAAAGCCTTCCCAGGCTGCTTCCCACGCCGCAACCGGATTATCGCCGGGCTGTGCCGCGCGACCATCGTGGTCGAGGCAGGGCACAAGTCGGGAGCCCTGAACACCGCCGCCGTCGCCACCCAGCTGGGTCGGTCAGTGGGGGCGGTCCCCGGACTGGCGGACGACCCCCGTGCGGCGGGCTCCAACCAGCTGGCTCGCGATGGCGCCCACCTAATTCTGGATGTGGAAGATCTGTTGGTAGTCATGGGATTTTCCACATTTCCCAACATCGGCGACGCCGCGCCGGGACGCGCCCGGCGCCTGGCGACCGAACTCTGGGAGCCAGCCGACCGCGCGATCCTCGCCGCCCTCGAGCTGCAGCCGGCCCCCGTCGAGCACATCGCAGCGGTTACATCTCTGTCAATACGACAGGTTTCGAACTCACTGCTGCGACTCGAGATGCTCGGCGCCGCCAGGGCGGGGGACGGCGGCTACGCGCTGGCCTCGCTTGGACCATGA
- a CDS encoding 50S ribosomal protein L11 methyltransferase: MFAAGAEGLHESGDALVTHLPESADAQSFVNAVRRADPALDATLEPLDNTDWSEKWKERITAHALGALTVCPPWLAEGRDPATTIVIEPAMAFGTGEHPTTRGVVRLMQGAIRAGDSVADLGSGSAVLAIAAAKLGAARVYAIEIDPDATGNAEENIARNGVGDRVAALEGDAAVFLPLVAPVRVILANIISSVLVDLLPLMAMTLADDGVIILSGILRDERERMLEALVAGGWRIDAEDAEDQWWSVRAVRA; the protein is encoded by the coding sequence ATGTTCGCCGCCGGCGCGGAAGGCCTGCACGAATCCGGAGACGCACTCGTCACCCATCTCCCCGAATCCGCCGACGCGCAAAGCTTCGTCAACGCCGTCCGCCGCGCAGACCCCGCACTCGACGCCACCCTCGAACCCCTCGACAACACCGACTGGTCCGAGAAGTGGAAGGAACGCATCACCGCGCATGCACTCGGCGCCCTGACCGTGTGCCCGCCATGGCTCGCCGAGGGCCGTGATCCCGCGACGACCATCGTGATCGAACCCGCGATGGCCTTCGGCACCGGCGAACACCCGACCACGCGCGGCGTCGTGCGGCTGATGCAGGGCGCGATCCGCGCCGGCGACAGCGTGGCCGACTTGGGCTCGGGTTCGGCGGTCCTCGCCATCGCGGCGGCAAAGCTCGGCGCCGCGCGTGTCTATGCCATCGAGATCGATCCCGATGCCACCGGCAACGCCGAAGAGAACATCGCGCGCAACGGCGTGGGCGATCGCGTCGCCGCGCTCGAAGGCGACGCCGCGGTGTTCCTGCCGCTCGTCGCACCGGTGCGCGTCATCCTTGCAAACATCATCTCGTCGGTGCTGGTTGATCTGCTGCCGCTGATGGCGATGACGCTCGCCGACGATGGCGTCATCATCCTGAGCGGCATCCTGCGGGACGAGCGCGAGCGGATGCTCGAGGCCTTGGTGGCAGGCGGTTGGCGCATCGACGCTGAGGACGCCGAAGACCAGTGGTGGAGCGTGAGGGCGGTTCGCGCGTGA
- a CDS encoding histidine triad nucleotide-binding protein: MSASCLFCRIIAGEIPAKIIAESPQALAFHDIAPQAPLHVLVIPRAHYASLAETPDGSVMAEVSELAKRVAREFGVEQSGYRVVVNTGDDGGQTVHHLHLHVLAGRQMKWPPG; this comes from the coding sequence ATGAGCGCGAGCTGCTTGTTCTGCCGGATTATCGCCGGTGAGATTCCCGCGAAGATCATCGCCGAATCGCCGCAGGCGCTGGCGTTCCACGACATCGCGCCGCAGGCCCCGTTGCATGTGCTGGTGATTCCGCGAGCGCACTACGCGTCGCTCGCCGAGACGCCGGATGGGAGCGTGATGGCGGAGGTCAGCGAGCTGGCGAAGCGCGTGGCGCGGGAGTTCGGCGTGGAGCAATCGGGGTATCGCGTCGTCGTGAACACGGGCGACGACGGCGGCCAGACGGTGCATCACCTGCATCTGCATGTGCTGGCGGGTCGCCAGATGAAGTGGCCGCCCGGGTGA
- the hemW gene encoding radical SAM family heme chaperone HemW gives MTDYQHIYLHVPFCGRRCSYCDFSIAVRREVPVSEYVDAIMAELVTRQIRNPDGPLKSLYFGGGTPSKLGGPGVEQVIHRLARWANHVDLSTFLSDAEVTLEANPEDVTAEAAERWVAAGVNRVSLGVQSFDPSVLDWMHRGHGPEGARAAVATLKAVGIRELSVDLIFAVPEHLNRSWTGDLEAAVSLDVDHVSVYGLTVESHTPLGRWTARGEVAEAPEERYEREFLEAHERLTAAGFEHYEVSNYAKPGRRARHNSAYWTGVPYLGLGPSAHGFDGRERRWNTTAYAAWQRQAMAGEDPVEGREVVAEQSSAAERWYLGLRTRDGLELRPDEVAKVAPWVAAGWATLVGSRVRLTPTGWLRLDALVAQAI, from the coding sequence GTGACCGACTACCAGCACATCTACCTGCACGTCCCTTTCTGTGGACGGCGCTGCTCGTACTGCGACTTCTCGATCGCCGTGCGGCGCGAGGTGCCGGTCTCCGAATACGTAGACGCCATAATGGCGGAATTGGTCACGCGGCAGATCCGGAACCCCGATGGGCCTCTGAAGTCGCTCTATTTCGGCGGGGGCACGCCCTCCAAGCTCGGCGGACCAGGCGTGGAACAAGTTATCCACAGACTGGCGCGCTGGGCCAATCACGTCGACTTATCCACATTCCTCAGCGACGCCGAAGTCACCCTGGAGGCCAACCCGGAGGACGTGACGGCTGAGGCCGCCGAGCGCTGGGTGGCAGCCGGGGTGAACCGGGTGTCGCTCGGGGTTCAGTCCTTCGACCCGTCCGTGCTCGACTGGATGCATCGCGGGCACGGCCCCGAGGGCGCGCGGGCAGCGGTCGCGACGCTCAAGGCTGTAGGGATCCGCGAGCTGTCTGTTGACCTCATCTTCGCCGTCCCCGAGCATCTCAATAGAAGCTGGACAGGCGATCTTGAGGCGGCGGTGTCCCTGGACGTGGACCATGTTTCGGTGTACGGACTGACCGTGGAATCGCACACCCCGTTGGGGCGCTGGACGGCGCGCGGAGAGGTCGCGGAGGCGCCTGAGGAGCGCTACGAACGGGAGTTCTTGGAGGCCCACGAGCGCCTGACGGCGGCGGGGTTCGAGCACTACGAGGTCTCCAACTATGCCAAGCCGGGCCGGCGCGCCCGACACAACTCGGCGTACTGGACCGGCGTCCCGTACCTCGGATTGGGGCCGTCCGCCCACGGGTTCGACGGGCGCGAGCGGCGCTGGAATACGACCGCCTACGCGGCCTGGCAGCGGCAGGCGATGGCGGGCGAGGACCCGGTGGAGGGGCGGGAGGTCGTCGCCGAGCAATCGTCGGCCGCCGAGCGCTGGTATCTCGGGCTGCGCACGAGGGACGGCCTGGAGCTGCGGCCGGACGAGGTTGCGAAGGTGGCGCCATGGGTTGCCGCCGGCTGGGCGACGCTCGTCGGGAGCCGCGTGCGGCTGACGCCAACAGGGTGGTTGCGGCTGGACGCGCTCGTGGCGCAGGCGATCTGA
- the hrcA gene encoding heat-inducible transcriptional repressor HrcA, which produces MGELNTRERQVLEAVIQSYVETAEPAGSRTISRRFGLGVSPATIRNTMADLEEKGFLYHPHTSAGRIPTDKAYRFYVDGLMHQGQPLPAQSLAVPERDRLAEQIGERGSAIETILRRAAQSLGVLTQELGVALGPRLDQTVLAKLELVRMSSDRLILVLTLRGGAVRTIFIEIAGEIADNAIAEVQQVLNERLGGLSLAEIRTSLGERLRDAAPTGGATELLNIFVQEGEQLFDVAVPADEDAVVLGQASVLAEKPEFASGNRLKQLIALTETRSALAGVLRQRTAQPGVSISIGDEHGTSLLGGLTLVTAEYRAGSLTGVIGVIGPTRMPYEKVISLVSHTSSLVTDLLG; this is translated from the coding sequence ATGGGCGAGCTCAATACGCGCGAGCGGCAAGTACTCGAGGCCGTCATTCAGTCGTACGTCGAGACCGCCGAACCGGCCGGCTCCCGCACGATCAGCCGCCGCTTCGGACTCGGCGTGTCGCCCGCGACCATCCGCAACACCATGGCGGACCTGGAGGAGAAAGGCTTCCTCTACCACCCCCACACCTCCGCCGGCCGCATCCCCACCGACAAGGCATACCGCTTCTATGTAGACGGCCTGATGCACCAGGGCCAGCCGCTGCCCGCGCAGAGTCTGGCCGTCCCGGAGCGCGATCGCCTCGCGGAGCAGATCGGCGAACGCGGCTCGGCCATCGAGACGATTCTCCGCCGCGCGGCACAGTCGCTGGGCGTGCTCACGCAGGAGTTGGGCGTCGCCCTGGGGCCGCGCCTCGACCAGACCGTGCTCGCCAAGCTCGAGCTCGTGCGCATGAGCAGCGACCGCTTGATCCTCGTGCTCACGCTGCGGGGTGGGGCGGTGCGGACGATCTTCATCGAGATTGCCGGCGAGATCGCCGACAACGCCATCGCCGAGGTGCAGCAGGTGCTCAACGAGCGGCTCGGGGGACTCTCGCTCGCGGAGATCCGCACTTCTCTCGGTGAGCGGTTGCGTGATGCCGCGCCGACGGGAGGGGCGACGGAGTTGCTCAACATCTTCGTGCAGGAAGGGGAGCAGCTCTTTGACGTCGCGGTGCCCGCCGACGAGGACGCCGTCGTGCTCGGTCAGGCGTCAGTGCTCGCCGAGAAGCCGGAGTTCGCGTCGGGCAATCGGCTGAAGCAGCTGATCGCGCTCACGGAGACGCGGAGCGCACTCGCGGGCGTGCTGCGGCAGCGTACGGCGCAGCCAGGCGTGTCGATTTCCATTGGCGATGAGCATGGGACGTCGCTGCTCGGCGGGCTGACGCTGGTGACGGCCGAGTATCGGGCGGGGTCGCTGACTGGGGTGATTGGGGTGATTGGGCCGACGCGGATGCCGTATGAGAAAGTGATTTCGCTTGTTTCGCATACGTCGTCCTTGGTGACGGATTTGCTCGGTTGA
- the rpsU gene encoding 30S ribosomal protein S21, with translation MSEIVIHEDENFERALKRFKKKCEKAGILADLRKHRHYEKPSEKRKRKLNAAQRKTRRPRAN, from the coding sequence TTGTCGGAAATCGTCATCCACGAAGACGAGAACTTCGAACGCGCGCTCAAGCGCTTCAAGAAGAAGTGCGAAAAGGCCGGGATCCTCGCGGACCTGCGCAAGCATCGTCACTATGAGAAGCCGAGCGAGAAGCGCAAGCGGAAGCTCAACGCCGCGCAGCGGAAGACTCGTCGCCCCCGCGCGAACTGA
- a CDS encoding RsmE family RNA methyltransferase — MSLAAFFLDEPFHAPSSVTLGEDAAHHMRVRRLEVGMRVRLLDGQGTRGEGVLTSLAKRHATVAVEQAELVEPPTPIHLLLPVADKDRMLWLAEKATELGVASWRPVLFKRSKHVNPRGEGPVFHQKTRARMANALEQCGGAWLPAIYPEATVEHAISARPEGVGVLLDAGAPPMLSLVKAATPALTIVVGPEGGFDAGEREAFEQAGFLVASLGGNILRFETAAVSGVAVGRAYLEAHR, encoded by the coding sequence GTGAGTCTCGCCGCCTTCTTCCTCGACGAACCCTTCCACGCGCCCTCGAGCGTCACGCTCGGCGAGGACGCGGCGCACCACATGCGCGTGCGGCGACTCGAGGTCGGCATGCGCGTACGCTTGCTCGACGGGCAGGGCACGCGCGGTGAGGGCGTGCTCACGTCCCTAGCCAAGCGGCACGCGACCGTCGCCGTGGAGCAGGCGGAGCTCGTCGAGCCGCCGACGCCGATTCACTTGCTGCTGCCCGTCGCTGATAAGGACCGGATGCTTTGGCTCGCCGAGAAGGCGACGGAACTCGGCGTCGCGAGTTGGCGGCCTGTGCTGTTCAAACGCTCGAAGCACGTGAACCCGCGCGGGGAGGGGCCGGTGTTCCACCAGAAGACGCGCGCGCGCATGGCGAATGCGCTCGAGCAGTGTGGAGGCGCGTGGCTGCCGGCGATCTATCCGGAAGCGACGGTCGAGCATGCGATCAGCGCGCGGCCAGAGGGCGTCGGAGTCCTACTCGATGCGGGCGCGCCGCCGATGCTCTCGCTCGTGAAGGCGGCGACGCCGGCGCTCACGATTGTCGTCGGACCGGAAGGCGGCTTCGACGCAGGGGAGCGCGAGGCCTTTGAGCAGGCGGGGTTCCTCGTCGCGTCGCTCGGCGGCAACATCCTGCGCTTCGAGACGGCCGCGGTGAGCGGCGTGGCCGTCGGGCGCGCATACCTGGAGGCACATCGATGA
- the dnaJ gene encoding molecular chaperone DnaJ, giving the protein MSDYYKTLGVAKQASDDDIKQAYRKLAMKYHPDRNGGSKAAEEQFKAITEAYDVLRDPQKRAAYDRYGEAGLKGGMGGAAGFHHVDLSEALNIFMRDFGLGDIFGGGGGGGRQQSGPRSGADVKVDLQLTMLEVATGVTKTLKLKLLDPCERCTGTGAEEGTKPTRCTTCNGQGEVRRAQQSFFGQFVSVAPCPTCRGEGVMIASPCKSCRGEGRQRGEHTIELKVPAGVASGQYMHLRGVGNAGVRSGPRGDVIVVFEVLEDDRFERDGEDLYCEVLVTYPQAVLGADLEVPGVTGPLTLRIPEGTQSGEVFVLRGRGLPRVNASGAGDLHVRVQVWTPQKLSKEEAKLIEKLHEVQAKPPEKREKGFWAKMKEALG; this is encoded by the coding sequence ATGTCCGATTACTACAAGACTTTAGGCGTCGCCAAGCAAGCCAGCGACGACGACATCAAGCAGGCCTACCGCAAGCTCGCCATGAAGTACCACCCCGACAGAAACGGGGGCTCCAAGGCAGCCGAGGAGCAGTTCAAGGCGATCACCGAAGCCTACGACGTCCTGCGCGACCCGCAGAAGCGCGCCGCCTACGATCGCTACGGCGAGGCCGGCTTGAAGGGCGGGATGGGCGGCGCGGCGGGCTTCCACCACGTCGACCTCTCCGAAGCGCTGAACATCTTCATGCGCGACTTCGGCCTCGGCGACATCTTCGGCGGCGGCGGTGGGGGCGGCCGGCAGCAGAGCGGCCCGCGCTCCGGCGCGGACGTAAAGGTGGATCTCCAGCTCACCATGCTCGAGGTCGCGACGGGCGTGACGAAGACGCTCAAGCTGAAGTTGCTCGACCCCTGCGAGCGCTGCACCGGCACGGGTGCGGAGGAAGGCACGAAGCCCACGCGCTGCACGACCTGCAACGGCCAGGGCGAGGTGCGCCGCGCGCAGCAGAGCTTCTTCGGGCAGTTCGTGTCGGTGGCGCCATGCCCGACCTGCCGCGGCGAAGGCGTGATGATCGCGTCGCCCTGCAAGAGCTGCCGCGGCGAAGGCCGCCAGCGCGGCGAGCACACGATCGAGCTCAAGGTGCCGGCCGGTGTGGCCTCGGGCCAGTACATGCACCTGCGCGGCGTGGGCAACGCAGGCGTGCGCAGCGGACCGCGCGGCGACGTGATCGTGGTGTTCGAGGTGCTCGAGGACGATCGTTTCGAGCGCGACGGCGAGGATCTCTACTGCGAAGTGTTGGTGACCTACCCGCAGGCCGTGCTCGGCGCCGACCTCGAGGTGCCAGGCGTGACGGGACCGCTTACGCTGCGAATCCCCGAGGGCACGCAGAGCGGGGAAGTGTTCGTGCTGCGCGGGCGCGGCTTGCCTCGCGTGAACGCGTCAGGCGCGGGTGACCTGCACGTGCGGGTGCAGGTATGGACGCCGCAGAAGCTGTCGAAGGAAGAGGCGAAGTTGATCGAGAAGTTGCATGAGGTGCAGGCGAAGCCGCCGGAGAAGCGGGAGAAGGGGTTCTGGGCGAAGATGAAGGAAGCGCTGGGGTGA
- a CDS encoding glycosyltransferase, with translation MRVALVHEWLLTHGGSEEITGQLCAVFPEADLFTLVADPVPSLRALIGERRIVTSALQRIPGATRAHRRLLPLMPWAIERLDFTGYDLVISVSHAVAKGVRVPAGVPHLNICCSPVRYAWDLQEQYLEESGLSRGVKGVAARALLKYIRDWDRRTATRPTQILAISEFIRARIQRVWGRDSGVLYPPVETEFFAARSEERGAKSEGMRGRGEGTEAEGEAGTRLYVTASRFVPYKRIPLIVEAFRLLPDRELVVIGDGPEWEKAKAVAGPNVRLLGHLPRAELRDWLQRADGFVFAAEEDFGIAPVEALAAGTPVVAYGKGGALETVGPGCGVFFGEQTATAIAEGVRALEAEIAAGSVTAARCEEWAEKFSVERFREGVRAAVRATAGAGETAVRAEMERGQ, from the coding sequence GTGAGAGTCGCGCTCGTCCATGAGTGGTTGCTGACGCACGGCGGCTCGGAGGAGATCACCGGGCAGCTGTGCGCGGTGTTCCCCGAGGCGGATCTGTTCACGCTGGTCGCCGATCCGGTGCCGTCGCTGCGGGCGCTGATCGGCGAGCGACGCATCGTGACCTCCGCGCTGCAGCGGATTCCCGGCGCGACGCGCGCGCATCGCAGGTTGCTGCCGTTGATGCCTTGGGCGATCGAGCGCCTCGACTTCACGGGCTACGATCTCGTGATCAGCGTGAGCCACGCGGTGGCGAAGGGCGTGCGGGTGCCGGCGGGCGTACCGCATCTCAACATCTGCTGTTCGCCCGTGCGCTACGCCTGGGACCTGCAGGAGCAGTACCTGGAGGAGTCGGGACTCTCGCGCGGGGTGAAGGGCGTGGCGGCGCGGGCGTTGCTCAAGTACATCCGCGACTGGGACCGGCGCACGGCGACGCGGCCGACGCAGATCTTGGCGATCTCGGAGTTCATTCGCGCGCGCATCCAGCGGGTGTGGGGGCGGGACAGCGGGGTGCTGTATCCGCCGGTGGAGACGGAGTTCTTTGCTGCGAGGAGCGAGGAGCGAGGAGCGAAGAGCGAGGGGATGAGAGGAAGGGGTGAGGGAACAGAGGCTGAGGGGGAGGCGGGCACTCGGCTGTATGTGACGGCGAGTCGCTTCGTGCCGTACAAGCGGATTCCGCTCATCGTGGAGGCGTTTCGGCTTCTGCCTGATCGCGAGCTTGTGGTGATCGGCGACGGGCCCGAGTGGGAGAAGGCGAAGGCCGTGGCGGGGCCGAATGTGCGGCTGCTCGGGCATCTGCCGCGGGCCGAACTGCGGGATTGGTTGCAGCGGGCGGACGGATTCGTGTTCGCTGCCGAAGAGGATTTCGGCATTGCGCCGGTGGAGGCGCTGGCGGCGGGCACGCCGGTTGTGGCGTACGGGAAGGGCGGGGCGCTGGAGACGGTCGGGCCGGGATGTGGGGTGTTCTTCGGCGAGCAGACGGCGACGGCGATTGCGGAGGGCGTGCGGGCGCTCGAGGCGGAGATCGCGGCGGGGAGTGTAACGGCGGCGCGGTGTGAGGAGTGGGCGGAGAAGTTTTCGGTGGAGCGGTTTCGGGAGGGCGTGCGTGCGGCGGTGCGAGCGACGGCGGGGGCAGGGGAGACGGCGGTACGGGCGGAGATGGAGAGAGGGCAATGA
- a CDS encoding class I SAM-dependent methyltransferase, protein MPTITYSAWEQFPGWSGAPDWIAALVRRHAARHVLEIGAGANPTLPLDRLADLGIAQYTTNDVSADELAKAPPGYETLCADFTDPALVLARQYDFICSRMVNEHVRDGETYFRNIYRALTPGGVTAHAFSTLYALPFLANRLMPEAVSSALLNLFAPRDRHQHDKFRAYYSWSRGPTVRQIRRFERLGFEVLEYRGFFGHRYYEHRLAPLHRAELAKERWLLRHPIPQLTAYATVVLRRPR, encoded by the coding sequence GTGCCGACAATCACGTACTCCGCATGGGAGCAGTTTCCCGGGTGGTCGGGTGCCCCCGACTGGATTGCCGCACTCGTGCGGCGCCATGCCGCACGCCATGTCCTCGAGATCGGCGCGGGCGCGAATCCGACGTTGCCGCTGGACCGGCTCGCCGACCTCGGCATCGCGCAGTACACCACGAACGATGTGTCCGCCGACGAACTCGCCAAGGCGCCGCCGGGCTACGAGACCCTCTGCGCTGACTTCACGGACCCCGCTCTCGTTCTCGCGCGGCAGTACGACTTCATCTGCAGCCGCATGGTCAACGAGCACGTGCGCGATGGCGAGACCTACTTCCGCAACATCTACCGTGCCCTCACGCCCGGCGGCGTGACGGCCCACGCCTTTTCGACGCTCTACGCCCTGCCCTTTCTCGCGAACCGCCTGATGCCCGAGGCGGTATCGAGTGCGCTACTCAATCTGTTCGCCCCGCGCGACCGCCATCAACACGACAAGTTCCGCGCGTACTACAGTTGGTCGCGCGGCCCAACGGTGCGGCAAATCCGGCGTTTCGAGCGGCTCGGCTTCGAGGTCCTGGAGTACCGCGGCTTCTTCGGGCACCGCTACTACGAACACCGACTCGCGCCGCTCCATCGCGCCGAACTCGCGAAAGAGCGCTGGCTGCTACGGCACCCGATTCCGCAGCTGACCGCGTACGCGACCGTCGTCTTGCGCCGGCCGAGGTAG
- the obgE gene encoding GTPase ObgE: protein MFIDLVSVRVTAGTGGSGCTSFRREKFAPMGGPDGGDGGKGGDIIVRGDANLSTLLDFTYRDHWEAERGEHGMGSNKTGRSGKDVVLPVPPGTVIRDRDTGIRLGEILEHGQEFVVAKGGRGGKGNAFFATATHQAPREWQPGEEGEMKTLELELKLIADIGLVGQPNAGKSTLLSVISAARPKIADYPFTTLAPNLGVVQLSDSRTFVVADIPGIIEGAHTGKGLGLQFLRHIERTRILAFMIPIDAMDWQAEYDQLRAEVQNYSPELAAKPHCVVFTKLDLLGEDYVPEIEAPAAFGKWSISAAGRIGLDELKAAWWSRLLELRKAAGELPSGNT from the coding sequence ATGTTCATCGATCTCGTTTCCGTCCGCGTGACCGCCGGCACCGGCGGCTCCGGCTGCACGTCCTTCCGCCGCGAAAAGTTCGCCCCCATGGGCGGCCCCGACGGCGGCGACGGCGGCAAGGGCGGGGACATCATCGTGCGCGGCGACGCGAACCTGAGCACGCTGCTCGACTTCACCTACCGGGATCACTGGGAAGCCGAGCGCGGCGAGCACGGGATGGGATCGAACAAGACGGGGCGCTCGGGCAAGGACGTCGTGCTTCCGGTACCGCCGGGGACCGTGATCCGCGATCGCGACACCGGCATCCGCCTCGGCGAAATCCTCGAGCATGGGCAAGAGTTCGTCGTCGCCAAGGGCGGCCGCGGCGGGAAGGGCAACGCCTTCTTTGCGACTGCCACGCACCAGGCGCCGCGCGAGTGGCAGCCGGGCGAAGAAGGCGAGATGAAGACGCTGGAGCTCGAGCTCAAGCTCATCGCCGACATCGGGCTCGTGGGGCAGCCGAACGCGGGTAAGAGCACGCTGCTTTCCGTTATCTCCGCGGCGCGGCCCAAGATCGCCGACTACCCGTTCACGACCCTCGCGCCGAACTTGGGCGTCGTGCAGCTCTCCGATTCGCGCACCTTCGTGGTCGCCGACATCCCGGGCATCATCGAGGGCGCCCACACAGGGAAGGGGCTCGGGCTCCAGTTCCTGCGCCACATCGAGCGCACGCGCATCCTGGCCTTCATGATCCCCATCGACGCGATGGACTGGCAGGCCGAGTACGACCAGCTGCGGGCGGAGGTCCAGAACTACTCGCCGGAGCTGGCCGCCAAGCCGCATTGCGTCGTCTTCACCAAGCTCGACCTCCTCGGCGAGGACTACGTGCCCGAGATCGAGGCACCGGCGGCGTTCGGGAAGTGGTCGATCTCGGCGGCTGGCCGCATCGGCCTCGACGAGCTCAAGGCGGCCTGGTGGAGCCGGCTGCTCGAGCTTCGGAAGGCGGCGGGGGAGCTGCCGAGTGGCAATACCTGA
- a CDS encoding four helix bundle protein, with amino-acid sequence MQTSDRGGLPFVQTQEEWERGQPGAITRDLLWKLHVYRAALFLLHGAVADAKELRRNRRYAIADQLVRAAGSVSANIAEGYSRSGTADRVRLLDYALGSARECITWYQAASDILPLPVLEARHELLSRIRGMTLRLITSQRGRHAAPFRRKIADG; translated from the coding sequence ATGCAAACATCGGACCGGGGCGGACTGCCTTTCGTGCAGACGCAGGAGGAATGGGAGAGGGGGCAGCCGGGGGCGATAACCCGAGACTTGCTCTGGAAGCTGCACGTGTATCGTGCGGCGCTCTTCCTGTTGCACGGGGCGGTGGCGGACGCGAAGGAGCTGCGACGGAATAGGCGATACGCAATCGCCGATCAGCTCGTGCGGGCGGCGGGCTCGGTGAGCGCCAACATTGCGGAGGGGTATAGCCGCTCCGGCACGGCCGACCGGGTGCGATTGCTCGACTACGCACTCGGCTCCGCGCGGGAGTGCATCACGTGGTACCAAGCCGCGTCAGACATCCTCCCTCTCCCCGTCCTCGAAGCCCGCCACGAGCTCCTAAGCCGCATCAGAGGAATGACACTCCGACTCATCACGTCCCAGCGCGGAAGGCACGCAGCTCCATTCCGACGCAAAATCGCTGACGGATAG
- a CDS encoding GatB/YqeY domain-containing protein: MSALAARLQGELNVARKAQDKERVLLLGTVLADIRNHEIAIKRLPTDDDVVEVIRKAIKRRRESVEMFEKGGRAEQAATERREAEALEAYLPAAPTDDEVRAAVRAAIVGGAKQMGAVMGKVMPAFKGRLDGNVLNRIVREELGTSP; the protein is encoded by the coding sequence ATGTCAGCATTGGCGGCGCGGCTGCAGGGCGAGCTGAACGTCGCCCGCAAGGCGCAGGACAAGGAACGCGTCCTGCTGCTGGGCACCGTGCTGGCTGACATCCGCAATCACGAGATCGCGATCAAGCGCCTCCCCACCGACGACGACGTCGTCGAGGTGATTCGCAAGGCGATCAAGCGGCGGCGGGAATCAGTGGAGATGTTCGAAAAGGGCGGTCGCGCCGAACAGGCGGCGACCGAGCGGCGGGAGGCGGAGGCCCTCGAGGCCTACCTCCCCGCCGCGCCCACGGACGATGAAGTGCGCGCGGCAGTCCGCGCGGCCATCGTCGGCGGTGCCAAGCAAATGGGCGCCGTGATGGGCAAAGTGATGCCCGCCTTCAAGGGCCGGCTCGACGGCAACGTCCTCAACCGCATCGTTCGCGAGGAGCTCGGGACGTCCCCGTGA